The sequence below is a genomic window from Candidatus Brocadiaceae bacterium.
CGAACAGCTGATGGGAGGAACCGCCGATGAACGCCGATGAACGCAGACCGATGACCCTGCACGACCAACTGCTGGCCGCCGAACAGAAAGCCGCCGCCCTCCCGGCCCGGGCGCACGCCGCCCCGGAGTGGTGCGTCTTCGCCACGCGCGCCGGCTGCTGCTCCAAGAAGTACGAATGCCGCCGCCTGGCCGGCATCGTGCGCGTGGTGCCGCAGGTCGAGTGCAATCCGAACTGCCCGCGCGCCGTGCCGTCGCTGAAGATCGGCGCGGTCATCACCGCGTTCAACGAGGGCGATGAGGTGCGCGCCACCGTCGAGTCGCTCCTGGGCAGCGTGCGCGGCGATCGCACCGAGGTCCGCGTCGTGCTGGTGGACGACGGATCGACGGACGGCTCGTGCGACGGGTTCGGCGAGGATGATGGGCGCGTGGTGGTCGTCCACCATGAGGAGCCGCAGGGCATCGGCCGGTCGCGGAACGAGGGCGCGGCGCGCGCGCTGGAGCTGGGCGCGAACGTCGTCACCTTCCACGACGCGCACATGCGGTTCGACGCGCCGCCGGACTGGCCGCACGCGTGGGGGCCGCTGGAGCACCTGGCGCGCCGTGCGCTGCAGGACGACGCCATCGTCTGCAGCGGCACGCGGGGCCTGAAGGAAGGCAGCAACCGGTCGTGGGTCTGCGACCTGTTCTACAACTCGACGGACGGGCTGCAGGCGAAGTGGCGCCACGTGGGCGGGCGGCAGCAGCCGACGGAGGAATGGCCGGAGAGCCCGTGCATGATGGGCGCGGGCTATGTGCTGTCGGCAGACACACTCAGAAAACTGTCCGGCGCCACTGGCGCCCTCTGGGAAGACACGGCGGGCCGGTGGGGGTTCAGCGAGCAGGCGCTGAGCGTGAAGGCGTTCCTGATGCGGATCCCCGT
It includes:
- a CDS encoding glycosyltransferase family 2 protein, whose protein sequence is MNADERRPMTLHDQLLAAEQKAAALPARAHAAPEWCVFATRAGCCSKKYECRRLAGIVRVVPQVECNPNCPRAVPSLKIGAVITAFNEGDEVRATVESLLGSVRGDRTEVRVVLVDDGSTDGSCDGFGEDDGRVVVVHHEEPQGIGRSRNEGAARALELGANVVTFHDAHMRFDAPPDWPHAWGPLEHLARRALQDDAIVCSGTRGLKEGSNRSWVCDLFYNSTDGLQAKWRHVGGRQQPTEEWPESPCMMGAGYVLSADTLRKLSGATGALWEDTAGRWGFSEQALSVKAFLMRIPVRFSRDVWLPHLYRDKNPVPAAGTEHWKNVAVSMRRLLGPEVFDDRFQAFCEARLGADGLAEVLAGVEGGEPAWRRDPLDVFEMLCGKRAVPGREHPELAALAEALYGEGTAEDAEGAENGRERQRTAMEGNERQDTTTEGNERQEAA